From Leptolyngbya iicbica LK, a single genomic window includes:
- a CDS encoding YheT family hydrolase, with translation MRNSRIDVSTFPPFLPPWYLANGMVMTAYIAKIAPQIWEWQTSVAEPHYESHIFTGAKDVPIYGIWARPPQPKGTIIATYGITGDLDNQWFLRILGRKAIAAGYAVVLFDWRAHGKTATLSPAVTSDGLYEGEDFVRIAAQAKALGCPAPFWFMGYSLGGQLALWGVKAAQTADRALISPDEIQGGAVICPSLDSVRSLRYLTSHPIGKFMEQSIASNLQKLAWQLNQAHPEQFDPAAIERANSIWTFDEELVIGPLGFDSVTDYYTASSALSLLPHLAKPTLILYAADDPLFAPALIPDLQVACAHNPQIDLCLTSQGGHVGYVSSRRGQAIAHDPDPWWAWNRVLEWCGQFH, from the coding sequence ATGAGAAATTCACGGATTGATGTGTCTACATTTCCACCGTTTTTGCCGCCCTGGTATCTTGCTAACGGGATGGTCATGACGGCTTACATCGCTAAAATTGCGCCCCAGATTTGGGAGTGGCAAACCTCGGTGGCCGAGCCCCATTACGAGAGCCACATCTTTACGGGGGCAAAAGACGTGCCGATTTATGGCATCTGGGCTCGGCCACCGCAGCCTAAGGGAACTATTATTGCCACCTACGGCATTACCGGCGATTTAGACAATCAGTGGTTTCTGAGAATTTTGGGACGCAAGGCGATCGCGGCGGGCTATGCCGTTGTGTTGTTTGACTGGCGGGCACACGGCAAAACGGCCACGCTGTCGCCAGCGGTGACCTCCGACGGTCTGTATGAAGGCGAGGACTTTGTGCGCATTGCGGCCCAAGCCAAAGCGTTAGGCTGCCCTGCCCCCTTTTGGTTTATGGGGTATTCGTTGGGGGGACAGCTGGCCTTGTGGGGCGTCAAGGCAGCACAAACCGCCGATCGCGCTCTCATTTCGCCGGACGAAATTCAAGGCGGGGCGGTGATTTGTCCGAGTCTCGATTCGGTGCGATCGCTGCGCTATCTGACCTCACACCCCATCGGTAAATTCATGGAACAGAGCATCGCCAGCAATTTGCAAAAGCTGGCGTGGCAACTAAATCAGGCCCATCCAGAGCAGTTTGACCCAGCAGCGATTGAACGGGCCAATAGCATTTGGACCTTCGATGAAGAGTTGGTCATTGGACCACTAGGCTTTGACTCGGTGACAGACTATTACACGGCCAGCAGCGCGTTGTCGCTATTGCCGCATCTGGCCAAACCGACGCTCATTCTCTACGCGGCGGATGATCCGCTGTTTGCACCCGCTCTGATTCCGGACCTGCAAGTGGCCTGCGCCCACAATCCCCAAATTGATCTGTGTCTAACGTCCCAAGGGGGGCATGTCGGGTACGTCAGTAGTCGCCGGGGGCAAGCGATCGCCCACGACCCTGACCCTTGGTGGGCTTGGAACCGCGTTTTAGAATGGTGTGGCCAATTCCACTGA